A window of Spiroplasma syrphidicola EA-1 contains these coding sequences:
- a CDS encoding 23S rRNA (pseudouridine(1915)-N(3))-methyltransferase RlmH produces the protein MDIKLLVIGNLDKPFLQTGCQLYLERIKMYSKIDVIEIKELVNQPINVLKQNQTKLMIEKLAKSYPDYYKVLLDINGQQIASEQLSAMISEIQTYRQGKLLFIIGPSHGFSEEIRSKVNKIISFGAITLPHQLCRLILLEQVYRAFTIINNEKYHK, from the coding sequence ATGGATATTAAATTGTTAGTTATTGGTAATTTAGATAAACCATTTTTACAAACGGGATGTCAACTTTATCTTGAACGCATTAAAATGTATAGCAAAATAGATGTGATTGAAATAAAAGAATTAGTAAACCAACCAATTAATGTTTTAAAGCAAAATCAAACGAAATTAATGATTGAGAAATTGGCGAAAAGTTATCCCGACTACTATAAAGTTTTATTAGATATTAATGGTCAACAAATTGCTAGTGAACAATTAAGTGCAATGATTAGCGAGATTCAAACTTATCGCCAGGGAAAATTACTTTTTATAATTGGTCCTAGTCATGGTTTTAGCGAAGAAATTCGTAGTAAGGTTAATAAAATTATTAGCTTTGGGGCAATTACTTTGCCACATCAATTATGTCGTTTGATTTTACTAGAACAAGTTTATCGGGCGTTTACAATTATTAATAATGAAAAATATCATAAATAA